From one Streptomyces sp. Q6 genomic stretch:
- the nhaA gene encoding Na+/H+ antiporter NhaA, translating to MSAPRKNDHKAFGRLSLPERNFVADALRTETVGGVLLLVSAICALIWANVPALSHSYETFSDFHIGPGAIGLNLTTEHWAADGFLALFFFVAGIELKRELVAGDLRDPKAAALPVVAALCGMAVPALVYVVVNTIGGGSLDGWAVPTATDIAFALAVLAVIGTSLPSALRAFLLTLAVVDDLFAILIIAVFFTSDIDFAALGGAAVGLAVFWLLLRKRVHGWYIYVPLALVIWALMYNSGVHATIAGVAMGLMLRCTREESEEHSPGEHIEHLVRPVSAGLAVPLFALLSAGVAVSGGALGDVFTKPETLGVVFGLVVGKALGIFGGTWLTARFTKASLSDELAWPDVFAVASLAGIGFTVSLLIGELAFAGDELLTDEIKASVLMGSLIAAVLSSILLKIRNAKYRALWEEEERDEDADGIPDVYEKDKPEYHLRMAAIYEKKAAEHRRLAEVAGGAGDGGERPA from the coding sequence GTGAGCGCGCCCCGCAAGAACGACCACAAAGCATTCGGCCGGCTCTCCCTGCCCGAGCGTAATTTCGTGGCCGACGCCCTCCGCACCGAGACCGTCGGCGGTGTGCTCCTCCTCGTCTCCGCCATCTGCGCCCTGATCTGGGCCAACGTCCCGGCCCTCAGCCACAGCTACGAGACCTTCAGCGACTTCCACATAGGCCCCGGCGCCATCGGCCTGAACCTCACCACCGAGCACTGGGCCGCCGACGGATTCCTCGCCCTGTTCTTCTTCGTCGCCGGCATCGAGCTCAAGCGGGAACTCGTCGCCGGTGACCTGCGCGACCCCAAGGCCGCCGCGCTCCCGGTCGTCGCCGCGCTGTGCGGCATGGCCGTCCCGGCCCTCGTGTACGTGGTCGTGAACACCATCGGCGGCGGCTCCCTGGACGGCTGGGCCGTGCCCACGGCCACCGACATCGCCTTCGCCCTCGCGGTCCTCGCCGTCATCGGTACGTCCCTGCCGAGCGCCCTGCGCGCGTTCCTGCTGACCCTCGCCGTCGTCGACGACCTCTTCGCGATCCTGATCATCGCGGTCTTCTTCACCAGCGACATCGACTTCGCCGCGCTCGGCGGCGCCGCCGTCGGCCTCGCCGTCTTCTGGCTGCTGCTCAGGAAGCGCGTCCACGGCTGGTACATCTACGTGCCGCTCGCCCTCGTCATCTGGGCGCTCATGTACAACAGCGGCGTCCACGCCACCATCGCCGGTGTCGCGATGGGCCTGATGCTGCGCTGCACCAGGGAAGAAAGCGAGGAGCACTCGCCCGGCGAGCACATCGAGCACCTCGTGCGCCCGGTGTCGGCCGGGCTCGCGGTGCCGTTGTTCGCCCTGCTCAGCGCCGGGGTCGCGGTGTCCGGCGGCGCCCTGGGCGATGTGTTCACCAAGCCCGAGACGCTCGGCGTGGTGTTCGGACTCGTCGTCGGCAAGGCCCTCGGCATCTTCGGCGGTACGTGGCTGACGGCACGGTTCACCAAGGCCTCGCTGTCGGACGAGCTGGCCTGGCCGGACGTCTTCGCGGTCGCCTCGCTCGCCGGCATCGGCTTCACGGTCTCGCTGCTCATCGGCGAACTCGCCTTCGCCGGGGACGAACTGCTGACCGATGAGATCAAGGCGTCCGTCCTGATGGGCTCCCTGATCGCGGCCGTCCTCAGCAGCATCCTGCTGAAGATCCGGAACGCCAAGTACCGCGCGCTGTGGGAGGAGGAGGAGCGCGACGAGGACGCCGACGGCATCCCCGACGTCTACGAGAAGGACAAGCCGGAGTACCACCTGCGGATGGCCGCGATCTACGAGAAGAAGGCCGCGGAGCACCGCAGGCTTGCCGAAGTGGCGGGCGGGGCAGGCGACGGGGGCGAGCGTCCGGCATGA
- the acs gene encoding acetate--CoA ligase: MSCGLGHNGHPGNGRSVVSNESLANLLKEERRFAPPADLAASANVTAAAYEQAKADRLGFWAEQARRLTWATEPTETLDWSNPPFAKWFKDGKLNVAYNCVDRHVEAGNGDRVAIHFEGEPGDSRAITYAELKDEVSRAANALTELGVQAGDRVAVYLPMIPEAVVSMLACARIGAAHSVVFGGFSADAIAKRIEDADAKVVITADGGYRRGKPSALKPAVDDALTRVEGVAKVLVVRRTEQDVAWTEGRDVWWHDVVGKQSAEHTPQAFDAEQPLFILYTSGTTGKPKGILHTSGGYLTQASYTHHAVFDLKPETDVYWCTADIGWVTGHSYITYGPLSNGATQVIYEGTPDTPHQGRFWEIVQKYGVSILYTAPTAIRTFMKWGDDIPAKFDLSSLRVLGSVGEPINPEAWMWYRKNIGADKCPVVDTWWQTETGAIMISPLPGVTEAKPGSAQRALPGISATVLDDEANEVPNGGGGYLALTEPWPSMLRTIWGDDQRFIDTYWSRFEGKYFAGDGAKKDEDGDIWLLGRVDDVMLVSGHNISTTEVESALVSHPAVAEAAVVGAADETTGQAIVAFVILRGSANADDENLVADLRNHVGAVLGPIAKPKRVLPVAELPKTRSGKIMRRLLRDVAENRELGDVTTLTDSSVMDLIQTKLPAASSED; encoded by the coding sequence ATGAGCTGTGGCCTGGGACACAACGGACACCCTGGGAATGGGAGAAGCGTCGTGAGCAACGAAAGCCTGGCCAACCTCTTGAAGGAGGAGCGTCGCTTCGCGCCGCCGGCTGACCTGGCCGCGAGCGCCAACGTCACGGCGGCGGCGTACGAGCAGGCCAAGGCTGACCGGCTCGGTTTCTGGGCCGAGCAGGCCCGCCGCCTGACCTGGGCCACGGAGCCGACCGAGACCCTCGACTGGTCGAACCCGCCGTTCGCCAAGTGGTTCAAGGACGGCAAGCTGAACGTCGCGTACAACTGCGTCGACCGGCACGTCGAGGCCGGCAACGGCGACCGGGTCGCGATCCACTTCGAGGGCGAGCCCGGCGACAGCCGCGCGATCACCTACGCCGAGCTCAAGGACGAGGTCAGCCGGGCCGCGAACGCGCTGACCGAGCTGGGCGTCCAGGCCGGTGACCGCGTCGCCGTCTACCTGCCGATGATCCCCGAGGCCGTCGTCTCGATGCTGGCCTGCGCCCGCATCGGCGCCGCGCACTCGGTCGTCTTCGGCGGCTTCTCGGCCGACGCCATCGCCAAGCGCATCGAGGACGCCGACGCCAAGGTCGTCATCACGGCCGACGGCGGCTACCGCCGCGGCAAGCCGTCCGCGCTGAAGCCCGCGGTCGACGACGCCCTCACCCGTGTGGAGGGCGTGGCCAAGGTCCTCGTCGTGCGGCGCACCGAGCAGGACGTGGCGTGGACCGAGGGCCGCGACGTGTGGTGGCACGACGTCGTCGGCAAGCAGTCGGCGGAGCACACCCCGCAGGCGTTCGACGCCGAGCAGCCGCTCTTCATCCTGTACACGTCGGGCACGACGGGGAAGCCGAAGGGCATCCTGCACACCTCGGGCGGCTACCTGACGCAGGCCAGCTACACGCACCACGCCGTCTTCGACCTCAAGCCGGAGACGGACGTCTACTGGTGCACGGCCGACATCGGCTGGGTCACCGGGCACTCGTACATCACGTACGGGCCGCTCTCGAACGGTGCGACGCAGGTCATCTACGAGGGCACCCCGGACACCCCGCACCAGGGCCGGTTCTGGGAGATCGTGCAGAAGTACGGCGTCTCGATCCTCTACACGGCGCCCACGGCCATTCGTACGTTCATGAAGTGGGGCGACGACATCCCCGCGAAGTTCGACCTCAGCAGCCTGCGGGTGCTCGGCTCGGTCGGTGAGCCGATCAACCCCGAGGCCTGGATGTGGTACCGGAAGAACATCGGCGCCGACAAGTGCCCCGTCGTGGACACCTGGTGGCAGACCGAGACCGGCGCGATCATGATCTCGCCGCTGCCGGGCGTCACCGAGGCCAAGCCGGGCTCCGCCCAGCGCGCGCTGCCCGGTATCTCCGCGACCGTCCTGGACGACGAGGCGAACGAGGTGCCGAACGGCGGCGGTGGCTATCTCGCCCTCACCGAGCCGTGGCCGTCGATGCTGCGCACCATCTGGGGCGACGACCAGCGGTTCATCGACACGTACTGGTCCCGCTTCGAGGGCAAGTACTTCGCCGGTGACGGCGCCAAGAAGGACGAGGACGGCGACATCTGGCTCCTCGGCCGCGTGGACGACGTCATGCTCGTCTCCGGTCACAACATCTCCACCACCGAGGTCGAGTCGGCGCTGGTCTCGCACCCGGCCGTCGCCGAGGCCGCCGTCGTCGGCGCCGCGGACGAGACGACCGGTCAGGCGATCGTCGCCTTCGTGATCCTGCGCGGCAGCGCGAACGCGGACGACGAGAACCTGGTGGCCGACCTGCGCAACCACGTGGGCGCCGTGCTCGGCCCGATCGCCAAGCCCAAGCGGGTCCTGCCGGTCGCCGAGCTGCCCAAGACGCGGTCCGGCAAGATCATGCGGCGCCTGCTCCGCGACGTCGCGGAGAACCGGGAGCTGGGTGACGTCACCACGCTCACCGACTCCTCCGTCATGGACCTGATCCAGACGAAGCTGCCGGCGGCGTCCAGCGAGGACTGA
- a CDS encoding sigma-70 family RNA polymerase sigma factor has protein sequence MERTRGGPAAAARDPELFAEFYRRHLDAVMRFVARRVDDPHTVADLTAEIFLAVLDSAHTYRPGLGSETGWLYGIARNVVSAERRRVARDTRRDQRVSGRRLLEADDITRIEERVDAERRGRRAAVAMESLPDGERAVLELIAVDELTVTEAAAALGIRQVTARVRLHRARKALRAYATDDARTVSAPTTPTTPTYATGGEA, from the coding sequence GTGGAACGGACAAGGGGTGGGCCCGCCGCCGCGGCGCGCGATCCCGAACTCTTCGCGGAGTTCTACCGGAGACACCTGGACGCGGTGATGCGCTTCGTCGCCCGGCGCGTCGACGACCCGCACACCGTCGCGGATCTGACGGCGGAGATATTCCTCGCGGTCCTCGACTCCGCGCACACCTACCGGCCGGGCCTCGGCAGTGAGACCGGCTGGCTGTACGGCATCGCCCGCAACGTCGTCTCCGCCGAGCGCCGCAGGGTCGCCCGCGACACCCGGCGCGATCAACGCGTCAGCGGGCGGCGCCTGTTGGAGGCCGACGACATCACGCGCATCGAGGAGCGCGTCGACGCGGAGCGGCGGGGGCGGCGCGCGGCCGTCGCCATGGAGTCGCTGCCGGACGGCGAGCGGGCCGTCCTGGAGCTGATCGCGGTCGACGAACTGACCGTCACGGAGGCCGCCGCCGCCCTCGGCATCCGCCAGGTCACCGCCCGCGTCCGACTGCACCGCGCCCGCAAGGCGCTGCGCGCGTACGCCACCGACGACGCACGGACCGTCTCCGCACCCACCACACCCACCACACCCACGTATGCGACCGGGGGAGAAGCATGA
- a CDS encoding bifunctional SulP family inorganic anion transporter/carbonic anhydrase — protein MSACVPTRASDSDRTDEPTAAARKAHSPPPAPRRRFHLAGADLSASVAVFLIALPLSLGIALATGAPLESGLVAAAVGGLVAGALGGAPLQVSGPAAGLTVVTAELIQRYGWRTTCAITVMAGVAQLGLGCLRVARTALAVSPAVVHGMLAGIGITIAVAQLHIVLGGTPESAVIDNVRALPAQLADVQPAALAMSTLTLVVLFAWPRVPGRIGRATRKVPAALVAVTAASAATALFGLTLPEVDLPSWSSHALAGLPDGPVLGIAAAVLTTTLVCSVQSLLGAVAVDKMAAARTDLPPEMRRSNLDRELLSQGASNIVSGSLGGLPVAGVAVRSTANINAGAVSGNSSMLHGVWVVAATLFLIPVLELIPLASLAALVMAVGIQMVSLNHIRTVTRHREVLVYVVTTLGVVLFGVLEGVGLGVAVAVGVALHRLTRTRITHDVDTSGVHHVRVRGQLTFLAVPRLSRSLHQVPHGADCVVELDGSFMDHAAYEALQDWQKSHVAQGGKVATGGRGGARIAEPARAAHSCCRPWTPWRNHHCDRPNDHTPAASPSPSPETASASASASAPAPTRRGGHQLASGISAFQRNTAPLVRSELARLAREGQKPTQLFLTCADSRLVTSMITSSGPGDLFVVRNVGNLVPLPGAEAGDDSVAAAIEYAVDVLKVQSITVCGHSGCGAMQALLTSPPTGSGAQTPLKRWLRHGMPSLERMTDKALPWARLAGRAPADAIEQLCLTNVVQQLEHLRAHESVARALEQGALELHGMYFHVGEAQAYLLTEGDPVFGHVDGAEEGQPSPA, from the coding sequence ATGTCTGCCTGCGTACCTACTCGTGCCAGTGACTCCGACCGGACGGACGAGCCCACAGCCGCCGCCCGCAAGGCGCACAGTCCGCCACCGGCGCCCCGCCGCCGCTTCCACCTCGCGGGCGCCGATCTGTCCGCGTCCGTCGCGGTCTTCCTGATCGCCCTGCCCCTGTCCCTCGGCATCGCCCTGGCGACCGGCGCGCCCCTGGAGTCCGGGCTCGTCGCCGCCGCCGTCGGCGGACTCGTCGCCGGCGCCCTGGGCGGCGCCCCGCTCCAGGTCAGCGGCCCCGCCGCCGGCCTCACCGTGGTCACCGCCGAGCTGATCCAGCGCTACGGCTGGCGGACCACCTGCGCGATCACCGTGATGGCCGGGGTCGCCCAGCTCGGGCTCGGCTGCCTGCGGGTGGCCCGCACCGCCCTCGCCGTCAGCCCGGCCGTCGTGCACGGCATGCTCGCCGGGATCGGCATCACCATCGCCGTGGCCCAGCTGCACATCGTCCTCGGCGGCACCCCCGAGAGCGCCGTGATCGACAACGTGCGGGCGCTGCCCGCCCAGTTGGCCGACGTGCAACCGGCCGCCCTCGCCATGAGCACCCTCACCCTCGTCGTCCTCTTCGCCTGGCCCCGCGTGCCGGGCCGGATCGGGCGGGCCACGCGCAAGGTACCGGCGGCGCTCGTCGCCGTGACGGCCGCGAGCGCGGCGACCGCCCTGTTCGGCCTGACGCTGCCCGAGGTGGACCTGCCGTCCTGGAGCAGTCACGCCCTCGCCGGGCTGCCGGACGGGCCGGTGCTCGGGATCGCCGCCGCCGTCCTGACGACCACCCTGGTGTGCAGCGTGCAGTCGCTGCTCGGGGCCGTCGCCGTGGACAAGATGGCCGCGGCACGGACCGACCTGCCGCCCGAGATGCGCCGCTCGAACCTGGACCGGGAGCTGCTCTCCCAGGGCGCGTCGAACATCGTCTCCGGTTCGCTCGGCGGACTGCCCGTCGCCGGCGTCGCGGTGCGCAGCACGGCGAACATCAACGCGGGTGCGGTGAGCGGGAACTCCTCGATGCTGCACGGCGTCTGGGTGGTGGCGGCCACGCTGTTCCTGATCCCCGTCCTGGAGCTGATCCCGCTCGCCTCGCTCGCCGCCCTGGTGATGGCGGTCGGCATCCAGATGGTGTCCCTGAACCACATCCGCACGGTCACCCGCCACCGTGAGGTCCTGGTGTACGTCGTGACCACCCTCGGCGTCGTCCTCTTCGGCGTCCTCGAAGGCGTCGGACTCGGTGTCGCGGTCGCCGTCGGGGTCGCGCTGCACCGCCTCACGCGCACCCGCATCACGCACGACGTGGACACGAGCGGCGTCCACCATGTGCGCGTCCGCGGGCAGTTGACGTTCCTCGCCGTGCCCCGGCTGAGCCGCTCCCTGCACCAGGTGCCCCATGGGGCCGACTGCGTCGTGGAGTTGGACGGGTCGTTCATGGACCACGCCGCGTACGAGGCCTTGCAGGACTGGCAGAAGTCGCACGTCGCGCAGGGCGGCAAGGTCGCGACGGGCGGGCGCGGCGGAGCCCGGATCGCCGAGCCGGCCAGGGCGGCGCACTCGTGCTGCCGTCCCTGGACGCCGTGGCGCAACCACCACTGCGACCGGCCGAACGACCACACCCCCGCGGCCTCGCCGTCGCCCTCGCCCGAAACCGCGTCGGCATCGGCATCGGCGTCCGCTCCCGCGCCCACGCGGCGTGGCGGGCATCAACTGGCCAGTGGGATCAGCGCGTTCCAGCGCAACACGGCGCCGCTCGTCCGCAGCGAGCTGGCGCGGCTCGCGCGGGAGGGGCAGAAGCCCACCCAGCTCTTCCTCACCTGCGCCGATTCGCGGCTGGTCACCTCGATGATCACGTCCAGCGGTCCCGGCGACCTCTTCGTCGTACGGAACGTGGGCAATCTCGTCCCGCTGCCCGGCGCCGAGGCCGGTGACGACTCGGTGGCGGCGGCGATCGAGTACGCCGTCGACGTGCTGAAGGTGCAGTCGATCACCGTGTGCGGGCACTCCGGGTGCGGGGCCATGCAGGCGCTGCTCACCAGCCCGCCCACCGGGAGCGGCGCGCAGACGCCGCTCAAGCGGTGGCTGCGGCACGGGATGCCGAGCCTGGAGCGGATGACAGACAAGGCTCTGCCGTGGGCGCGGCTCGCGGGCCGCGCGCCCGCCGACGCGATCGAGCAGCTCTGCCTGACCAACGTGGTCCAGCAGCTGGAGCATCTGCGGGCGCACGAGTCGGTCGCACGGGCCCTGGAGCAGGGCGCGCTCGAACTGCACGGGATGTACTTCCACGTCGGTGAGGCGCAGGCGTATCTGCTCACCGAGGGCGATCCGGTCTTCGGCCACGTGGACGGCGCGGAGGAAGGCCAGCCCAGCCCGGCGTGA